One region of Mucilaginibacter sp. 14171R-50 genomic DNA includes:
- a CDS encoding cell division protein FtsQ/DivIB, with protein sequence MFKKRIWKPLLIGFGWLISLAGLVVLMSFIEVKKAGLTCKKVNVYIPGNQYFIDRQEIDNILQTTSHTLIGRRLENIDIHALENKLKVNPFVEFAKVFIEMDGTLQVEVSQRQPILRVMNRFDQDFYVDQHGLKMPLSPNFTARVLAVNGYIDELFANKVDSLHTALAKEIFKTADFIRKDSLWDAQIEQLYVNQDHEIELIPRVGNQRILLGNADSLATKFNNLKVFYKQALPLVGWDAYKLINIKYINQVVGVKNETLLDSLKRRREFMADSVKKAQFNQDTASVNAAALKDTTGKKTSIKN encoded by the coding sequence ATGTTTAAAAAACGCATATGGAAGCCGCTTCTTATTGGGTTTGGCTGGCTTATAAGCCTGGCCGGCCTGGTGGTGCTTATGAGTTTTATCGAGGTTAAAAAGGCCGGGCTTACCTGCAAAAAGGTAAACGTTTACATTCCGGGCAACCAATATTTTATTGACAGGCAGGAGATAGATAATATACTGCAAACCACCAGCCACACACTTATCGGCCGCAGGTTAGAGAATATTGATATACACGCGCTCGAAAACAAATTAAAGGTTAATCCCTTTGTTGAGTTTGCAAAGGTGTTTATTGAGATGGACGGAACCCTACAGGTTGAAGTGAGCCAGCGCCAGCCCATACTGCGGGTAATGAATAGGTTTGACCAGGATTTTTATGTGGATCAGCATGGGCTAAAAATGCCGTTATCGCCAAACTTTACCGCAAGGGTGCTGGCGGTTAACGGGTACATCGACGAGCTGTTTGCCAATAAGGTCGATTCGTTACACACCGCGCTGGCAAAAGAGATATTTAAAACAGCTGATTTTATCAGGAAGGATTCCCTTTGGGATGCACAGATAGAACAGCTGTATGTGAACCAGGACCACGAGATAGAATTGATACCCCGCGTGGGCAACCAGCGTATTTTACTGGGCAATGCCGACTCGCTGGCAACAAAGTTTAATAACCTTAAGGTATTTTATAAGCAGGCTTTGCCTTTGGTTGGGTGGGATGCTTATAAGCTGATCAACATAAAATACATAAACCAGGTGGTGGGTGTAAAAAACGAAACCTTGCTGGATTCGTTGAAGCGCCGCCGCGAGTTTATGGCCGACTCGGTAAAAAAGGCGCAATTTAATCAGGATACGGCAAGCGTGAACGCGGCTGCTTTAAAAGATACAACGGGTAAAAAGACATCTATTAAAAACTAA
- the murC gene encoding UDP-N-acetylmuramate--L-alanine ligase, with amino-acid sequence MELNNIKRVYLVGIGGIGMSGLARYFHHLGCVVCGYDKTHTPLTDELHNEGICVVFEDRADWIPMSFQELDSDTLVIYTPAIPKDSQILNFFRRKGFELYKRSQVLGIISKSMYTIAVAGTHGKTTTSCMIAHILKDSGKDCSAFLGGISSNYQTNVLYGDNNIVVVEADEYDRSFLTLHPDIAIITSMDADHLDIYGDHAHLEESFKLFASQIKQGGTLIYHKGLPLGNGFTYAMNHDAQAMATNVRIEEGNFYFDFNDGSTSIPDIKMGIAGLHNIENAVAAIEAALHVEVPPAAIHEALGSFKGVKRRFEYIVKNADHIYIDDYAHHPEELRAAISSVKRLYPDKKLTVIFQPHLFTRTRDFADGFAEVLDMADELLMLDIYPARELPIEGVDSDMILSRMKMLNKRKCGKQESIEIVRSEKPALLLTVGAGDIDQLVTPLKQALQDV; translated from the coding sequence ATGGAACTAAACAACATAAAAAGAGTTTACCTGGTAGGGATAGGCGGCATAGGCATGAGCGGCCTGGCCCGCTATTTCCATCATTTAGGCTGTGTTGTTTGCGGCTACGATAAAACCCATACCCCCTTAACGGACGAACTGCATAACGAAGGCATCTGCGTGGTTTTTGAGGATAGGGCGGATTGGATACCAATGAGTTTCCAGGAATTGGATAGCGATACCCTTGTTATATATACTCCGGCTATCCCCAAAGATTCCCAAATATTAAATTTTTTCCGCCGTAAGGGTTTTGAATTGTATAAGCGTTCGCAGGTGTTGGGTATCATCAGCAAAAGCATGTATACCATTGCTGTGGCAGGCACACACGGCAAAACCACCACCTCGTGCATGATAGCGCATATATTAAAAGATTCGGGCAAGGATTGCTCGGCTTTTTTGGGTGGCATATCATCAAATTATCAAACCAATGTGTTGTATGGCGATAATAACATTGTGGTGGTTGAGGCCGACGAGTATGATCGTTCGTTCCTTACCCTGCATCCTGATATAGCCATCATCACCTCGATGGATGCAGACCACTTGGATATTTACGGCGACCATGCGCATCTCGAGGAGTCGTTTAAGCTGTTTGCTTCGCAAATAAAACAGGGTGGTACGCTAATTTACCACAAAGGCCTGCCTTTGGGCAACGGGTTTACTTATGCTATGAACCATGACGCGCAGGCTATGGCCACCAATGTGCGGATAGAAGAAGGCAATTTTTATTTCGATTTTAACGATGGCAGCACCAGCATTCCTGATATAAAAATGGGTATAGCAGGGCTTCATAATATCGAAAATGCCGTTGCGGCGATTGAGGCTGCCCTGCATGTTGAAGTACCGCCTGCTGCCATACACGAGGCACTGGGCTCATTTAAAGGAGTTAAGCGCAGGTTTGAGTATATCGTAAAAAACGCAGACCATATCTATATTGACGATTATGCGCACCATCCCGAAGAATTAAGGGCAGCCATATCATCTGTAAAACGCTTGTATCCGGATAAAAAACTAACGGTTATTTTTCAGCCGCACCTGTTTACACGTACGCGCGATTTTGCCGATGGCTTTGCTGAAGTGCTGGATATGGCCGATGAACTGCTGATGCTGGATATTTACCCGGCCCGCGAGTTGCCCATTGAAGGTGTGGATAGCGACATGATACTGAGCCGCATGAAAATGTTGAATAAACGCAAATGTGGAAAACAAGAAAGCATTGAAATTGTGCGATCTGAAAAACCCGCGTTACTTTTAACTGTAGGCGCGGGCGATATTGACCAATTGGTTACACCTTTAAAACAAGCTTTACAGGATGTTTAA
- the murG gene encoding undecaprenyldiphospho-muramoylpentapeptide beta-N-acetylglucosaminyltransferase has translation MSKRIIISGGGTGGHIFPAIAIANALKKLDPATEILFVGASGRMEMEKVPAAGYKIIGLDIQGIQRKSIIKNLMFPVKLINSVRKAIRIIKDFKPDAAVGVGGYASGPLLYAASLRGIPTLIQEQNSYAGITNKWLGAKARKICVAFDGMEKFFPFDKIIKTGNPIRKESVNIAGKHMQALELFKLSSFKKTILVTGGSLGARTLNNSIQAGIDKLIAADVQVIWQTGKFYYKTIVEQLGPNRHPDICVVEFLNRMDLAYAAADVIISRAGAGTIAELCVVKKPVILVPSPNVAEDHQTKNALALVEENAAVFVADRDAETKLVDKVLALLNDNDKQKKLSNNIGKLALPDADEVIAKEVIQITNNN, from the coding sequence ATGTCAAAAAGGATCATCATAAGCGGCGGCGGTACGGGGGGGCACATCTTCCCGGCTATTGCTATTGCCAACGCTTTAAAAAAGCTTGATCCGGCTACCGAGATATTATTTGTTGGTGCCAGCGGCCGTATGGAAATGGAGAAAGTGCCGGCGGCCGGCTACAAAATTATTGGGTTGGATATCCAGGGCATTCAGCGTAAATCCATCATCAAAAACCTGATGTTCCCGGTAAAACTGATAAACAGTGTGCGCAAGGCCATTCGGATAATAAAGGATTTTAAGCCCGATGCCGCTGTAGGTGTTGGAGGCTATGCCTCGGGGCCGTTATTATATGCGGCATCATTACGTGGCATTCCAACCTTGATACAAGAGCAAAATTCGTACGCGGGTATCACCAATAAATGGTTGGGGGCTAAAGCCAGAAAGATATGCGTAGCGTTTGACGGGATGGAGAAGTTTTTCCCTTTCGATAAGATCATTAAAACCGGCAACCCTATACGTAAGGAATCGGTAAATATAGCTGGTAAACACATGCAGGCGCTTGAGCTGTTTAAGTTATCGTCGTTCAAAAAAACAATACTTGTAACAGGTGGCAGCCTGGGTGCGCGCACTTTAAATAACAGTATACAGGCAGGCATTGATAAATTGATTGCCGCCGATGTGCAGGTGATCTGGCAAACGGGTAAGTTCTACTATAAAACCATTGTAGAACAGTTAGGGCCAAACCGCCACCCGGACATTTGCGTGGTAGAGTTTTTAAACCGCATGGATTTGGCTTATGCCGCTGCCGATGTGATCATATCAAGAGCCGGCGCGGGTACTATAGCCGAGCTTTGTGTAGTAAAGAAACCCGTGATACTGGTGCCATCGCCAAATGTAGCCGAGGACCACCAAACCAAGAATGCCCTGGCTTTGGTTGAAGAGAATGCCGCGGTATTTGTGGCCGACAGGGATGCCGAAACAAAACTGGTTGATAAAGTGCTGGCACTTTTAAATGATAATGATAAACAAAAGAAATTAAGCAATAACATTGGTAAGCTGGCCCTGCCCGATGCCGACGAGGTAATTGCAAAAGAGGTTATCCAAATAACAAACAACAATTAA
- a CDS encoding FtsW/RodA/SpoVE family cell cycle protein, translating to MNQILSNVKGDRWIWLIVILLSILSLLAVYSSTGTLAYIKGKANETYLVKHMAMLFGGLALMYISHRIDYRYYAGISKILMVITIPLLLYTLVFGNHVNDASRWISIPGTGLTFQTSDLAKLALITYLARTLSRKQENIKDVKQSFIPIMGSVCVVFILIALANLSTALMLFGVSILLLIIGRISIKQISVVCLAGAVLLAGVIMLGPRRQTYISRIHAFMHPELATADKSFQSDHSKIAIATGGVLGKGPGNSTERNYLPHPYSDFIYATIVEEYGLIGGIALVGIYLFLLYRCIKIVTKAPKAFGALLAAGLSFSLTIQAFANMAVAVGLGPVTGVPLPLVSMGGTSILFTSVAFGIILSVSRDIDEPKKVVVGEISVAR from the coding sequence ATGAATCAAATACTCAGTAACGTAAAAGGCGACCGCTGGATATGGCTTATCGTTATCCTGCTTTCTATTTTATCATTGCTGGCTGTGTACAGCTCGACAGGTACGCTGGCTTATATAAAAGGAAAGGCAAACGAAACCTACCTGGTTAAGCATATGGCCATGCTGTTTGGCGGGTTAGCGCTCATGTACATTTCGCACCGTATAGATTACCGCTATTATGCTGGTATCTCAAAAATACTGATGGTGATCACCATCCCTTTATTACTTTATACACTGGTATTTGGTAACCACGTTAATGATGCCAGCCGCTGGATATCTATACCGGGTACAGGGCTAACCTTCCAAACTTCCGATTTGGCCAAACTGGCTTTGATCACTTACCTGGCGCGCACATTATCGCGTAAGCAGGAGAATATAAAGGATGTAAAGCAATCATTCATCCCTATAATGGGATCGGTTTGTGTAGTATTTATACTGATAGCACTGGCCAACCTTTCAACCGCGTTAATGCTGTTTGGCGTAAGCATTTTGTTGTTGATCATAGGCCGTATCAGCATTAAACAAATATCGGTGGTTTGCTTGGCAGGCGCGGTGTTGCTTGCAGGCGTTATTATGCTGGGGCCGCGCAGGCAAACGTATATTTCGCGTATACACGCCTTTATGCACCCCGAACTGGCGACTGCTGATAAATCGTTCCAGTCCGACCATTCAAAAATTGCCATTGCCACGGGCGGTGTGCTGGGTAAAGGGCCGGGTAATAGTACCGAGCGTAATTATTTACCGCACCCTTATTCAGATTTTATTTATGCAACCATTGTTGAAGAATACGGTTTAATAGGAGGTATAGCATTAGTGGGTATTTACCTGTTCTTATTATACAGGTGTATAAAAATTGTGACTAAAGCCCCAAAAGCATTTGGTGCGCTGCTGGCCGCAGGGCTAAGCTTTAGCTTAACCATACAGGCGTTTGCCAATATGGCGGTGGCAGTAGGATTGGGGCCGGTAACCGGTGTGCCGTTGCCACTGGTAAGTATGGGTGGTACATCCATATTATTTACCAGTGTGGCGTTCGGTATCATACTATCGGTAAGTCGCGATATAGACGAGCCGAAGAAGGTGGTGGTAGGAGAAATAAGCGTAGCAAGATAA
- a CDS encoding four helix bundle protein has product MNDKPNLIVDLTFNFSLKIIEFTELLESKKKFNMANQLFRSGTSIGANVREAQGAQSKIDFRHKCKIAYKEAEETEYWLLLCKHAESYQFEEAMYNDIQSILKVLGKIISSTH; this is encoded by the coding sequence ATGAATGATAAACCAAATTTAATAGTTGACTTAACCTTCAACTTTTCTTTGAAGATCATTGAGTTTACAGAATTACTCGAATCGAAAAAGAAATTTAATATGGCTAATCAATTATTCAGAAGCGGAACATCAATAGGGGCAAATGTAAGAGAGGCGCAAGGGGCGCAAAGTAAAATTGACTTTAGGCATAAATGTAAAATTGCATACAAGGAAGCGGAGGAAACAGAGTACTGGTTATTGCTTTGTAAGCATGCCGAAAGTTACCAGTTTGAGGAAGCAATGTATAACGATATACAATCAATATTAAAGGTGTTAGGTAAAATTATATCATCAACGCATTAA
- the murD gene encoding UDP-N-acetylmuramoyl-L-alanine--D-glutamate ligase, translating into MDNKTRTNTKIAILGAGESGVGAAYLALQQGYDVFVSDFGPVADHYKQQLQDWNIKFEENGHTEAEILKAAEVVKSPGIPDKAPIVKKLAENNIPVISEIEFAGRYTNAKMICITGSNGKTTTASLTYHILKNGGLNVGLAGNIGKSFAYQVATEKFDYYVLEISSFMLDNMYRFKADIAVLLNITPDHLDRYEYKLENYAASKFRITQNQTGADHFIYCADDAETIKVMQGKEIAAQQLPFSIQKKITTGAYLDKDNLIINVHQQHFQMSINELALQGKHNIYNSMASGIVAKVLELRNETMRESMGNFRNIEHRLESVGKISGISFINDSKATNVNSTWYALESMTTDVVLILGGVDKGNDYSMLRQLVKQKVKAIVCLGKDNKRIHDAFEEDVEVIVNTSSAQEAAQVAYHLAEKGDTVLLSPACASFDLFKNYEDRGRQFKDAVKEL; encoded by the coding sequence ATGGACAACAAAACGAGAACAAATACCAAAATAGCCATTCTTGGCGCCGGCGAAAGCGGTGTTGGGGCGGCATACCTGGCCTTACAGCAGGGGTATGATGTATTTGTATCTGATTTTGGACCGGTTGCAGATCATTACAAACAGCAGCTGCAGGACTGGAACATAAAATTTGAAGAAAACGGCCATACCGAAGCCGAGATACTGAAGGCTGCCGAGGTAGTAAAAAGCCCGGGCATACCCGATAAGGCGCCGATAGTGAAAAAGCTGGCAGAGAACAATATTCCCGTGATATCTGAAATAGAGTTTGCCGGGCGGTACACTAATGCCAAAATGATATGTATAACAGGCTCAAACGGCAAAACAACAACTGCCAGCCTTACTTATCATATCCTTAAAAACGGCGGACTTAACGTAGGGCTGGCAGGTAATATTGGCAAAAGCTTTGCCTACCAGGTAGCTACAGAAAAATTTGATTATTACGTGCTGGAGATAAGCAGCTTTATGCTGGATAACATGTACAGGTTTAAGGCGGATATAGCGGTGTTGTTAAACATTACGCCTGATCATCTTGACCGGTACGAATACAAGCTTGAAAACTACGCCGCATCAAAATTCAGGATAACGCAGAACCAAACCGGCGCCGACCATTTTATTTATTGCGCGGATGATGCCGAAACAATAAAGGTGATGCAAGGCAAAGAGATAGCGGCGCAGCAACTGCCGTTTTCGATACAAAAAAAGATTACAACGGGAGCATATCTCGATAAGGATAACCTAATTATAAACGTACACCAACAACATTTTCAAATGTCAATAAACGAACTGGCCCTGCAGGGAAAGCACAACATCTACAATTCTATGGCTTCGGGTATCGTAGCCAAAGTGCTTGAGCTACGCAACGAAACAATGCGGGAGAGTATGGGCAACTTCCGGAACATTGAGCACAGGTTGGAGTCGGTTGGTAAAATATCGGGCATCAGCTTTATTAATGATTCAAAAGCTACCAATGTAAATTCCACCTGGTACGCGCTCGAGAGCATGACAACCGATGTTGTTTTGATCTTAGGCGGCGTTGACAAGGGCAACGATTATAGCATGCTTAGGCAGCTGGTTAAGCAAAAAGTAAAGGCCATAGTATGTTTGGGTAAAGATAATAAACGCATTCACGATGCATTTGAAGAGGATGTTGAAGTTATTGTAAATACCTCATCGGCCCAGGAAGCAGCGCAGGTTGCCTATCACCTGGCTGAAAAAGGCGATACCGTATTGTTATCACCTGCCTGCGCAAGTTTTGATCTGTTTAAAAATTATGAAGACAGGGGCAGGCAGTTTAAGGACGCGGTGAAGGAACTATAG